One genomic region from Thermodesulfobacteriota bacterium encodes:
- the dnaN gene encoding DNA polymerase III subunit beta: MELKINRNELLDGLNKIQTVVEKKSTMPIISNVLLDALDDRLNIIATDLEVGMRTEHNAEVIKKGKITVPARKLYEMVREIPGPHITIKEKESGRINVSSGKIIYTLVGLPAEQFPLVSFHEDAKTIEIPAKTIKDLINKTIFSVSFDDNRTNLAGIFIEKTAQEDKEILRMVSSDGHRLSLMEKDVPGINILEIDSGVILPRKGAREILKLCEDAEKILLGFKEDICVVEANKTKIVTRLIDGEFPDYRTIIPAEGNKKIFIERQFFLDVLRRTAILSTDKYKAVSFNFSKGKMEVLSVNPDIGDAREELEIEYEDDVFSINFNINYLIEAIGALESNKIAIEFENETNPCLIKGTEEEGFLGIIMPMRV, encoded by the coding sequence ATGGAACTAAAAATTAACAGAAATGAGTTACTGGATGGTTTGAATAAAATACAAACCGTAGTTGAAAAGAAAAGTACTATGCCTATTATATCAAATGTCTTACTTGATGCATTAGACGATCGTTTAAATATAATAGCGACTGATCTTGAAGTGGGGATGAGAACAGAACATAATGCTGAGGTTATAAAAAAAGGAAAAATAACCGTCCCGGCCAGAAAACTATATGAAATGGTCCGAGAAATCCCAGGCCCACATATAACTATAAAGGAAAAAGAATCCGGCAGGATAAATGTAAGTTCGGGTAAAATTATTTATACGTTAGTAGGCTTACCGGCAGAACAATTTCCTTTGGTGTCATTTCATGAGGATGCAAAGACTATTGAAATCCCCGCAAAGACAATAAAGGATTTAATAAACAAGACTATCTTTTCCGTCTCTTTTGATGATAACAGAACCAATTTGGCAGGTATTTTTATAGAGAAGACAGCACAAGAAGATAAAGAGATATTGAGGATGGTATCCTCTGATGGACATAGATTATCTCTTATGGAAAAAGATGTTCCCGGTATAAACATCCTGGAAATTGATTCCGGGGTAATTTTACCAAGAAAAGGAGCCCGGGAAATACTAAAATTGTGCGAAGATGCAGAAAAGATTCTATTAGGATTCAAAGAAGATATCTGCGTTGTTGAAGCAAATAAAACAAAGATAGTGACACGGCTTATTGATGGAGAATTTCCGGATTACCGGACAATCATACCTGCGGAGGGTAACAAAAAGATATTTATAGAAAGGCAGTTTTTTTTGGATGTTCTGCGCAGAACAGCTATATTGTCCACGGATAAATATAAAGCAGTCAGCTTTAATTTTAGCAAAGGGAAAATGGAGGTTTTATCAGTAAATCCGGATATAGGAGATGCCAGAGAGGAGCTTGAAATAGAGTATGAAGACGATGTATTTAGTATAAACTTTAATATTAACTATTTAATAGAAGCCATTGGGGCTCTGGAGAGCAATAAGATAGCTATAGAATTTGAAAACGAGACCAACCCATGTCTTATAAAAGGCACTGAAGAAGAGGGTTTCTTGGGTATTATTATGCCCATGCGCGTGTAA